AGTGGTGGCTTGAGCAGTCGCTTCGCGCAGATAGCTGTCGGTCGTGACTGCATAGCCTTTCCAGGCCAGTATGGTCGCAAGCAGCGGCAACAGCAGAAATCCAAGGGCCAAGCGATGTTTCACAGATGTCCGCGCGCCTCCTCGCGTGCTTACGACGACATGCCGCAAGGCGATCTTATGCACCGGCGCAACGGGCCACAAGCGCAGGGCTACCGGTCTCTCGATTGTTGACGAGTCAATTGCGCTGTCAATGTAATGTTGACAATGCGTTTGGCCTTGGTCGGCTTTCGCTGCGGCCCGGAAGAGCGCATCTATCTCCCAACGAAGCGCCCCGGTGGCGCCGGAGCGAAAGGATCACGGCAATGCTCAATCAGATCAAGGGTCTGCATCACGTCACTTCGATGGCCGACGATGCGCGCGAAAACAACCTGTTCTTCACCAAGTCGCTCGGCCTGCGCCGGGTCAAGAAGACGGTCAACTTCGACTCGCCGGACGTCTACCACCTCTATTACGGCGACGAAGCCGGCACGCCCGGTACCGTCATGACCTACTTCCCGTTCCCGAACATGCCGCGTGGTCGCGCCGGTACCGGCGAAGTCGGGACCACCGTGTTCTCCGTGCCCGAAGGTTCACTCGGCTTTTGGCGCGATCGCCTGACGGCTTCGGGTGTCTCCGGCCTCAAGGACGAAGAAACCTTCGGCGAGAAGCGCCTGAACTTTGCCGGCCCTGATGGTGACGGCTTTGCGCTCGTCGAGGTCAAGGATGATCAGCGCGCACCCTGGACGGAAGGCGGCATTTCGGCGGATCATGCGATCCGCGGGTTTCATTCCGCCGCACTTCGTCTTCGCGATGAAGGCGCTACGGCCGAACTCTTGAAGTTCATGGG
The nucleotide sequence above comes from Ensifer adhaerens. Encoded proteins:
- a CDS encoding VOC family protein, yielding MLNQIKGLHHVTSMADDARENNLFFTKSLGLRRVKKTVNFDSPDVYHLYYGDEAGTPGTVMTYFPFPNMPRGRAGTGEVGTTVFSVPEGSLGFWRDRLTASGVSGLKDEETFGEKRLNFAGPDGDGFALVEVKDDQRAPWTEGGISADHAIRGFHSAALRLRDEGATAELLKFMGYEELDRKDGVTRLIVPGGNDARVIDLETMPNIGRASQGAGSVHHIAFAVENREKQLEVRKALMDTGYQVTPVIDRDYFWAIYFRTPGGVLFEIATNEPGFDRDEDLAHLGEALKLPQQHKHLRPILESHLQKID